The Oncorhynchus nerka isolate Pitt River linkage group LG12, Oner_Uvic_2.0, whole genome shotgun sequence genome includes a region encoding these proteins:
- the LOC115126465 gene encoding potassium channel subfamily K member 13-like, with protein sequence MRRILLPGSSVSSLPPCRRGCCFGAMNDDNARFLMLAVLIMLYLLCGAAVFSALEQPKERQAKERWAQRFENFTQKHNLTRTDLETFLRSYEEANVAGIRVDTLRPRWDFTGAFYFVGTVVSTIGFGMTTPATVSGKVFLIFYGLIGCASTILFFNLFLERIITVLAFVLKSCHGLQHQRQGVVPHDGRRETSLPGPRDRDRDILAGWKPSVYYVMLILCVAAVVISCCASAMYSAVEGWGYLDSLYFCFVAFSTIGFGDMVSSQRVAYDGNQTAYRLGNFLFILMGVCCIYSLFNVISIVIKQTLNWLLRKLGILCCRCCSAGIGKRLRPRRNAVMPSSTGHGHPRARQTVSIETDAVNESETDGGRRMSGEMISMRDLLATNKVNLALMQKQLSEAANNGIPRPSVSIQNRLNGFSGGVGALGIMNNRLAETSVNR encoded by the exons ATGCGGAGGATCCTTCTCCCCGGGTCCTCGGTGTCCTCTCTGCCGCCTTGCCGGAGAGGCTGCTGCTTCGGCGCGATGAACGATGATAACGCGCGGTTCCTAATGCTAGCGGTGCTGATCATGCTGTATCTGCTGTGCGGCGCGGCGGTATTCTCCGCGTTGGAACAACCGAAGGAGCGGCAGGCCAAAGAGCGGTGGGCGCAGCGCTTCGAGAACTTCACCCAGAAGCACAACCTCACCCGGACCGATTTGGAGACCTTTCTCCGGTCCTACGAGGAGGCGAACGTCGCCGGTATCCGCGTGGATACACTCAGACCTCGCTGGGATTTTACCGGCGCTTTTTACTTCGTGGGGACCGTTGTGTCGACCATAG GATTTGGCATGACCACCCCGGCCACGGTCAGCGGCAAAGTCTTCCTCATCTTCTACGGCCTGATCGGCTGCGCCTCTACCATCCTCTTCTTCAACCTCTTCCTGGAGCGTATCATCACGGTGCTCGCCTTCGTCCTCAAGTCGTGCCACGGGCTGCAGCATCAGCGCCAGGGCGTGGTGCCCCACGATGGCCGCAGGGAGACGTCACTACCAGGacccagagatagagacagggacatTCTGGCTGGTTGGAAGCCTTCAGTGTACTATGTGATGCTGATTCTCTGTGTGGCCGCTGTGGTGATCTCCTGCTGTGCCTCGGCCATGTATTCAGCGGTGGAGGGGTGGGGCTATCTGGACTCGCTGTACTTCTGTTTTGTGGCGTTCAGCACCATCGGGTTCGGGGACATGGTGAGCAGCCAGAGGGTCGCGTACGATGGGAACCAGACAGCCTACAGACTGGGGAACTTCCTGTTTATATTGATGGGCGTCTGCTGTATCTACTCGCTGTTCAACGTCATATCTATCGTCATCAAGCAG ACTCTTAACTGGCTGCTGAGGAAGCTGGGCATTCTCTGCTGTCGCTGCTGCTCCGCCGGGATCGGGAAGAGACTCCGGCCTCGCCGGAACGCCGTGATGCCCAGCAGCACTGGACACGGACACCCCCGGGCGCGGCAGACTGTCTCCATAGAAACGGACGCGGTGAACGAGAGCGAGACGGATGGAGGCCGGCGGATGTCTGGGGAGATGATCTCCATGAGGGACTTACTGGCGACCAATAAG GTGAACCTGGCACTGATGCAGAAGCAGCTGTCGGAGGCAGCAAACAATGGGATCCCTCGGCCGTCCGTCTCCATCCAAAACAGACTAAATGGATTTTCTGGAGGAGTGGGAGCGCTGGGCATCATGAACAACAGGCTGGCTGAGACCAGTGTCAACAGATGA